CTGCCGACCTCCTCCACGACGCCCATGTTCTCGTGGCCGAAGACGATGCCCGGTGAGGCGGCGGTGCGCCCCTCATACATATGGAGATCGCTGCCGCAGATGGCGCTGGACGTGATGCGGACGAGTACATCGGTGGGGGCTTCGATCTTGGGGTCGGGGACTTCCTCGACGGCGACCTGATTCGGGCCCTTGTAGACAACGGCCTTCATGGAACCACTCCTCTTCCCGCAGCGGCCGGCTCGTGCGGTCGACCGCCACTCGGTACGACGATGTCAGGTCGTTCGGAGTGCGGGCGCGGCCGCCCCGTTGTCCGGGTACAGCGTCGATGTCCGCCACTGGTGAGTGGGGGGCGGGGCGGCCGCGATGAGCGGTGTGGTCGCTGGCGCCTCCTTCCCGGTCGAGATGCGGGACGCCCACCGCGCGGGGTGGAGGACGCCACAGCGCGGCAGGTGTCGCATGCGTGACGTTGCGCGCCGTCTGTTTTCATGCTAGACGCTAACTATTCGCTTGTCAATGAGTTCTGTCTGGGGCCCGGTGGGAGCGTTGCGGGGTCTTGGGGTTGACGACTCGCGAGAGTGTGCGCGGGCGGCGTGTGCCCGGGGGTTTACCCCGGGCTGACAATGAAAGCCGGGTGAAGCCGGCTGGGACAGAGCAGTCCGCAAACCCAGATGATACGGTGTCTACCGGTCGGCCCGTGCCCGGGGGTTTACCCCCGGGCTGAGAAGGCGAAGCCCACTGAAGGGGCTGGGGACACTGCGCCCAGCGGGTGCCCGACCGGAGCAACGGGGTGGACAAGGGAGTCCCTTCAGTGGGCTTTCCCACACTCAGCCCGGGGATGTATCCCCGGGCACCGACTGGACGGTGGACACCAAACGCCAGGGTGGAAGCCCTGGTCCGCCTCAGCCCGCTTTAGCGGGCTTTCCTGGTCAGCCCGGGGGTTTCCCCCGGGCACCTGCCGACCGCGTACACCCATGCAATTCGCCAAGCTCCGTGAGCGGGCCGGGGACAGGGCGGCGGGCGTGCCGGATTCGTTCGTGGAAGACCGTCACTTCCGCCCTGATGCTACCGAGCGGACCCCGGCAGGGGAGCGAGATGGTGTCTGTTGCGGATAAGTTTCGCGTGAGGCTCCGCGGAGCAGCGCGGGGAGGGGCGCTTCCGCACGGCCGGATCTGGTTGCTTGACACCGGCATGGGTTACCAGTAGAGTCAGCGTCGAAAAAAGTTTTTCAACAATCGCCCAGGGGCGAGCGCGCATCTGTGGAGGAACGATGCCGGGGCGAGCGGGGACACCGCCCGCGGACGACTACGAACCAGCCGAGGTCATGGTTGTCGAGGAGCTCGATCAGCTCCGCATCCTCGCGAACCCGCTCCGGGCCGCGATCATCCAGGAGGTCATCCCGGCAGCGCGCACGGTCGCCGAGGTGGGTGAGGCGCTCGGCATCAGTCCTACCAAGCTCTACTACCACTTCCGCGAACTGGAGATGGCCGGGCTCATCCGGTCGATCCCGGTGCATGAGGGTCAGGCGCAGCAGCGCTACCGGGCTGTTGCGCGCTTCTACCAGTTGTCGTCCCGGCTCCTGAACGCAAACAGCGCTCCGGAGACTCAGAGCGCTACCGTAGAGTTCACCATCAGTGCAATCGATCACGTGGCGGCGCAATTGCGACGCGCGTTCAATGAGGGCAGTATTGCCCGAACGCCGGATGTGGTGACCGTGCAACGCCGCACGGCCCGCATGTCGGTGGCGGAGGCCCAGCAATTTGCCGACCGGCTGCGCAAACTGGCTAGCTCCTTCGAGAAGGCTGACCGGCCGGACGGCGAGATCACGGTCGAGCTGGGTCTCGCGTTGTTCCCGCGCCCGAGTCAGCCCGCGGTCAACGGCGACCAGGCGGTGCATCGCGCGCGGCGCTTCCCACGGCGTCAGCGTGGACGGAGTCCGCGTTCCAGAGGGTAGTTGGGTGTACCCGCGGGTATGAATGGTCGAGGAGGACGTACGAGAATGGGTGTTCAGGACCCGCGCGCGGGGGACGCGCAATCGGTTGATCTGCTGGGGAGCCAGTTGAGCCGGCGGCGACTGGTCCGCTTGCTCGCGGCCGCGCCCGTGGCGGCAGGAGTCACCTCGATCCTCGCCGCCTGCGGCGGGGGCGACTCCACCGATTCGAACGGTGGCGACTCCGGCAGCGATGGCGGGAGCGGCGGCACGTCGACCACCCCGTCCGGCACGGCCGACAGCGGGAGCGGCGGCTCCAGCGGCGAGCCGAAGCAGGGTGGGCGGCTGATCATCGGGCGCAGCGGCGACTCCGACAGCCTCGACCCCCAGCACACCATCGCCTCGATCTCCTGGCAGGTCTTCCAGCATATCTATGACCCGCTGATTGGCCGGAACCTGGATCTGGAGTACGAGGGTGTGCTGGCCGAGCGGTGGGAGGTCTCCGAGGACGGCAAGGAGATCACGTTCACCATCCGCAAGGGGATCAAATTCCACGACGGGACCGACCTGACGCCGGAGGCGGTTGCCTTCACCTTCACCCGCCTGATGGACCCGGCGACGAACGCGCCGGCGGCGTCCTGGATTTCGCCGCTGCAGAAGACGGAGGCGATCGACGACTCGACCGTCAAGATGACGCTCTCCGAGGCGTTCTCGCCGCTGCTCGGTAACATCAGCAGCGCCTACTTCGGCATCATCTCGCCGGCCGCCGTGGAGAAGTACGGCGAGGACTTCGGCCAGAACCCGGTCGGCACCGGTCCCTACAAATTCAAAGAGTGGATCGCCGGCGAGAGCATCACGCTGGAGCGGAACCCGGATTACCAGAACTTCCGCACCACGTCGGAGAACAAGGGCGCTCCGTACCTGGATGAGATCGTCTTCCGCAACATCCCCGAAGAGCAGACGCAGGTGGCCTCGATGGAGACGGGCGAGATCAACTGTCTCCTGTCGGTGCCGCCGCATCAGGTCAAGAACTTCCAGGACAACCCGGATCTCCAGGTCTACATCCCCGAGGCGAGTACCAGCATCGCTTTCATCGAGTTCCACATGATGGACCCCGGAGAGGAGTACGGCCAGGTCTACAAGCCGCCGTTCGACGACGTCCGGGTGCGCCAGGCGGTGGCGTACGCCATCAACGCCGACGAGATCATCGAGAGCGTCCTCGACGGGCTGGCAACGCGCAACTACGGCCCGATGCCGACCGGTAACTACGGCTACAACCCGGACATCAAGGAGTTCGGCTACGACTACGATCCGGAGAAGGCCAAGAGCCTGCTCGAGGAGGCGGGCTGGGTCGCGTCCGGCAATGGCCCGCGCCAGAAGGACGGCCAGCCGCTCGAAGTCCTGCTCTGGACCTGGAACGCGAGCACCCAGGAGCGCGTGGCGCAGGTGATCCAGAACCAGCTCAACCAGGTCGGGTTCGACGTCAAGCTGGAGACGATGGAAGTCGCGACCGTCCTGGCGCGGCTGGGCCAGCCGGACGATCCCTCCCACTTCGACCTGATGTCCTGGGGTTGGTCGGAGTCCGACCTGCTCTACATGATGACTGATACTGAGAGCGGGATCGGCTGGTATCGCCCGAAGGAGTACCGTGACCTGGTCGAGGAGGCCCGCCGGGTGAACGATCTGGAGGAGCGCGGCCGCCTCTACTTCGAGGCGATGAAGATCATGCTGCGCGACTGCGCCATGGTTCCGCTCTGGAGCCCGGTCAACGTGGTCGGCACCCGCGCCGAGGTCAAGGGCATGAAGCTCGACGGCCAGGGGTATCCGATCTACCACGATATCTACATCGAGTCCTAGTCCGACCAGGAAGCTCTGGTGGGGTCGGGGGACACCCCCGACCCTGCCGGGGACTGGGGGAGTGCGCTCATGCTCCGCTATATCGCCGTCCGCCTGATCTCAGCTATCCCTGTGGTCTTCGGCGTGACCCTGGCGGTCTTCTTCATGGTCCGGCTCGTCCCTGGTGACCCGGTGGAC
This genomic window from Sphaerobacter thermophilus DSM 20745 contains:
- a CDS encoding winged helix-turn-helix domain-containing protein, whose translation is MPGRAGTPPADDYEPAEVMVVEELDQLRILANPLRAAIIQEVIPAARTVAEVGEALGISPTKLYYHFRELEMAGLIRSIPVHEGQAQQRYRAVARFYQLSSRLLNANSAPETQSATVEFTISAIDHVAAQLRRAFNEGSIARTPDVVTVQRRTARMSVAEAQQFADRLRKLASSFEKADRPDGEITVELGLALFPRPSQPAVNGDQAVHRARRFPRRQRGRSPRSRG
- a CDS encoding ABC transporter substrate-binding protein — its product is MGVQDPRAGDAQSVDLLGSQLSRRRLVRLLAAAPVAAGVTSILAACGGGDSTDSNGGDSGSDGGSGGTSTTPSGTADSGSGGSSGEPKQGGRLIIGRSGDSDSLDPQHTIASISWQVFQHIYDPLIGRNLDLEYEGVLAERWEVSEDGKEITFTIRKGIKFHDGTDLTPEAVAFTFTRLMDPATNAPAASWISPLQKTEAIDDSTVKMTLSEAFSPLLGNISSAYFGIISPAAVEKYGEDFGQNPVGTGPYKFKEWIAGESITLERNPDYQNFRTTSENKGAPYLDEIVFRNIPEEQTQVASMETGEINCLLSVPPHQVKNFQDNPDLQVYIPEASTSIAFIEFHMMDPGEEYGQVYKPPFDDVRVRQAVAYAINADEIIESVLDGLATRNYGPMPTGNYGYNPDIKEFGYDYDPEKAKSLLEEAGWVASGNGPRQKDGQPLEVLLWTWNASTQERVAQVIQNQLNQVGFDVKLETMEVATVLARLGQPDDPSHFDLMSWGWSESDLLYMMTDTESGIGWYRPKEYRDLVEEARRVNDLEERGRLYFEAMKIMLRDCAMVPLWSPVNVVGTRAEVKGMKLDGQGYPIYHDIYIES